The following proteins are co-located in the Mus caroli chromosome 7, CAROLI_EIJ_v1.1, whole genome shotgun sequence genome:
- the Sephs2 gene encoding selenide, water dikinase 2: protein MAEAAAAGASGETMAALVAAEGSLGPAGWSAGRSFSNYRPFEPQTLGFSPSWRLTSFSGMKGUGCKVPQETLLKLLEGLTQPALQPPLTSGLVGGQEETVQEGGLSTRPGPGSAFPSLSIGMDSCVIPLRHGGLSLVQTTDFFYPLVEDPYMMGRIACANVLSDLYAMGITECDNMLMLLSVSQSMSEKEREKVTPLMIKGFRDAAEEGGTAVTGGQTVVNPWIIIGGVATVVCQQNEFIMPDSAVVGDVLVLTKPLGTQVAANAHQWLDNPEKWNKIKMVVSREEVELAYQEAMFNMATLNRTAAGLMHTFNAHAATDITGFGILGHSQNLAKQQKNEVSFVIHNLPIIAKMAAISKASGRFGLLQGTSAETSGGLLICLPREQAARFCSEIKSSKYGEGHQAWIVGIVEKGNRTARIIDKPRVIEVLPRGASAAAPDNSNAASEPSS from the coding sequence ATGGCGGAAGCGGCGGCGGCGGGCGCCAGCGGAGAAACCATGGCGGCGCTAGTGGCCGCAGAAGGTTCCTTGGGCCCGGCGGGCTGGTCTGCCGGCCGGAGTTTCTCCAACTACCGGCCGTTCGAGCCCCAGACACTGGGCTTCAGCCCGAGCTGGCGGCTGACGAGCTTCTCCGGCATGAAGGGCTGAGGCTGCAAGGTCCCCCAGGAGACCCTGCTCAAACTCCTGGAGGGACTGACGCAGCCCGCGCTGCAGCCCCCGCTTACCTCGGGTCTGGTCGGGGGCCAGGAAGAGACGGTGCAGGAAGGGGGCCTGTCCACCAGGCCCGGCCCGGGCTCAGCCTTCCCCTCGCTGAGCATTGGCATGGACTCCTGCGTCATCCCCCTAAGGCACGGAGGCCTGTCGCTGGTGCAGACCACCGACTTCTTTTACCCCTTGGTGGAAGATCCCTATATGATGGGGCGCATAGCTTGTGCCAATGTGCTCAGTGACCTCTACGCCATGGGCATCACTGAGTGTGACAACATGTTGATGCTACTCAGTGTGAGCCAGAGCATGAGTGAAAAGGAACGCGAGAAGGTGACACCGCTCATGATCAAAGGCTTTCGTGACGCTGCGGAGGAGGGAGGCACTGCAGTGACCGGTGGACAGACAGTGGTCAACCCGTGGATTATCATCGGTGGCGTTGCCACGGTGGTGTGTCAGCAAAATGAATTCATAATGCCTGACAGTGCTGTGGTAGGAGATGTGCTGGTATTAACCAAACCTTTAGGAACCCAGGTTGCTGCCAATGCCCACCAATGGCTGGATAATCCTGagaaatggaataaaatcaaGATGGTGGTTTCCAGAGAGGAAGTAGAGTTAGCCTATCAGGAAGCTATGTTCAATATGGCTACTCTAAACAGGACTGCTGCTGGCTTGATGCACACTTTTAATGCCCACGCAGCCACGGATATCACAGGCTTTGGCATATTAGGACACTCTCAGAACCTGGCAAAACAGCAAAAAAATGAAGTGTCCTTTGTCATACATAATCTGCCAATAATTGCCAAGATGGCTGCGATCAGCAAAGCCAGTGGGCGATTTGGCCTCCTCCAAGGAACGTCAGCTGAAACCTCTGGGGGATTACTGATTTGTCTGCCAAGAGAACAGGCGGCCCGCTTTTGTTCGGAAATCAAATCTTCCAAGTACGGAGAGGGCCACCAAGCTTGGATCGTTGGCATCGTGGAGAAGGGAAACCGGACAGCCCGGATCATTGACAAGCCTCGCGTTATTGAAGTTCTACCTCGGGGagcctctgctgctgctcctgaTAATTCCAACGCAGCCTCTGAGCCTAGTTCTTGA